The Serinus canaria isolate serCan28SL12 chromosome 23, serCan2020, whole genome shotgun sequence genome has a window encoding:
- the SNRNP40 gene encoding U5 small nuclear ribonucleoprotein 40 kDa protein — MIEQQKRKVPGPGPGPGPAPGAPPAPAAPGAAPAPGPDLPLVPVPAKRPRHDLPGAPGTGGAGGQPAAGALLQAGPPRCSSLQAPIMLLSGHEGEVYCCKFHPNGNTLASAGFDRLILLWNVYGDCDNFATLKGHSGAVMELHYNTDGSMLFSASTDKTVAVWDSETGERVKRLKGHTSFVNSCYPARRGPQLVCTGSDDGTVKLWDIRKKAAVQTFQNTYQVLAVTFNDTSDQIISGGIDNDIKVWDLRQNKLTYTMRGHADSVTGLSLSSEGSYLLSNAMDNTVRIWDVRPFAPKERCVKIFQGNVHNFEKNLLRCSWSPDGSKIAGGSADRFVYVWDTTSRRILYKLPGHAGSVNELAFHPEEPIILSASSDKRLYMGEIQ, encoded by the exons ATGATCGAGCAGCAGAAGCGGAAGGTCCCGGGCCCCGGGCctggccccggccccgcgcccggcgcccccccggcccccgccgccccaGGAGCCGcccccgcgcccggccccgACCTCCCGCTCGTCCCCGTACCCGCCAAGCGGCCCCGCCATGACCTGCCGGGGGCGCCAGGCACGGGCGGCGCAGGGGGGCAGCCTGCGGCcggagctctgctgcaggcg ggccCCCCGCGCTGCTCCTCGCTGCAGGCCCCCATCATGCTGCTCTCAGGACACGAGGGGGAGGTTTACTGCTGCAAGTTCCACCCCAATGGCAACACCCTGGCCTCAGCTGGCTTCGACAGGCTCATCT TGCTCTGGAACGTCTACGGGGACTGTGACAACTTTGCCACCCTGAAGGGACACAGCGGGGCTGTCATGGAGCTGCACTACAACACGGATGGCAG CATGCTCTTCTCAGCATCCACGGACAAAACCGTGGCTGTGTGGGACAGTGAGACAGGGGAGAGGGTGAAGAGGCTCAAGGGCCACACGTCCTTTGTCAACTCCTGCTACCCTGCCCGGAGGGGACCCCAGCTCGTCTGCACCGGCAGCGACGATGGCACTGTCAAG CTGtgggatatcaggaaaaaagctGCTGTCCAGACATTCCAGAACACCTACCAGGTCCTGGCTGTCACCTTCAACGACACCAGTGACCAGATCATCTCTGGGGGCATTGACAATGACATCAAG GTGTGGGACCTGCGGCAGAACAAGCTCACCTACACCATGCGGGGCCACGCCGACTCGGTGACGGGCCTGAGCCTCAGCTCTGAGGGCTCCTACCTGCTCTCCAACGCCATGGACAACACAG TTCGGATCTGGGACGTGAGGCCCTTTGCCCCCAAGGAGAGATGTGTGAAGATTTTCCAGGGAAATGTCCATAATTTTGAAAAG aaCCTTCTGAGGTGCTCCTGGTCCCCAGATGGCAGCAAAATTGCAGGGGGCTCTGCTGACAG GTTTGTGTACGTGTGGGACACCACCTCCAGGAGGATCCTCTACAAGCTGCCTGGCCATGCTGGCTCTGTCAATGAGCTGGCCTTCCACCCCGAGGAACCCATCA TTCTCTCTGCATCCAGTGACAAAAGGCTCTACATGGGGGAGATCCAGTGa